The following proteins are co-located in the Microvirga ossetica genome:
- a CDS encoding glutathione S-transferase family protein, which yields MKLYSGPLSLFSRKVEIALHEKGLAFEHILVPFTQTKGYDPRNPDVLAINPKGQVPVLVDGDLPLYDSTLILEYLEDAYPEPALYPKAPAERARCRLLDLFADEVMLAPLRFLMHRTEPRPDDMERWQAKELKAREAEPVLAGQFAELDRQLQSRDYLCGAFSAADIAVFMPVFWTRRLGGPLLRGHDALAAWYARLGKRPAFAKVIAEILAADTELSAPVEGAFRE from the coding sequence ATGAAGCTCTATTCCGGACCGTTAAGCCTTTTCTCGCGCAAGGTCGAAATCGCGCTTCACGAGAAGGGGCTCGCGTTTGAGCACATTCTGGTGCCGTTCACCCAGACGAAGGGCTACGATCCCCGGAACCCGGACGTCTTGGCCATCAATCCCAAGGGGCAGGTCCCTGTCCTCGTCGACGGGGACCTGCCCCTCTACGATTCGACATTGATCCTCGAATATCTCGAGGACGCCTATCCTGAGCCGGCGCTCTACCCGAAGGCGCCGGCGGAGCGCGCCCGCTGTCGTCTCCTCGACCTCTTCGCCGACGAGGTCATGCTGGCCCCGTTACGATTCCTGATGCATCGCACCGAGCCCAGGCCCGACGACATGGAGCGCTGGCAGGCGAAGGAGCTGAAGGCAAGGGAAGCCGAGCCGGTGCTGGCCGGCCAATTCGCCGAGCTCGACCGCCAACTGCAGAGCAGGGACTATCTCTGCGGCGCCTTCTCAGCCGCCGACATCGCGGTGTTCATGCCCGTCTTCTGGACTCGCCGCCTCGGCGGTCCGTTGCTGCGGGGGCACGATGCCCTGGCCGCCTGGTACGCGCGGCTCGGCAAGCGGCCGGCTTTCGCGAAGGTGATTGCCGAGATCCTTGCTGCCGACACGGAATTGTCGGCTCCCGTCGAGGGAGCGTTTCGGGAGTGA
- a CDS encoding GNAT family N-acetyltransferase translates to MRILDRFMHPPAPRFAPLGTEAAARLAAIHASAFARGWSTLDFERLMAERGVVTDGLFLGRAAKPAGFVLSRIVLDEAEIITVAVTTEARGRGHARPLLVHHLDALSRRGVARVHLEVEEGNAPALALYRRLHFETTGRREGYYRKPDGTRVTALTMALAL, encoded by the coding sequence ATGAGGATTCTCGACCGGTTCATGCATCCGCCTGCCCCACGCTTCGCCCCCCTCGGCACCGAGGCCGCGGCGCGGCTTGCCGCCATCCATGCCTCGGCCTTCGCACGGGGCTGGAGCACCCTCGATTTCGAGCGGCTGATGGCTGAGCGCGGGGTCGTGACCGACGGGCTGTTCCTCGGGCGCGCGGCGAAGCCCGCGGGCTTCGTCCTGTCGCGGATCGTGCTCGACGAAGCGGAGATCATCACGGTCGCCGTCACCACGGAGGCGCGGGGCAGGGGCCATGCGCGCCCGCTCCTCGTCCATCATCTCGACGCGCTCTCGCGCCGGGGCGTTGCCCGCGTGCATCTCGAGGTCGAGGAGGGCAATGCGCCGGCGCTCGCGCTCTACCGCCGCCTGCACTTCGAGACCACCGGGCGGCGGGAAGGCTATTACCGCAAGCCCGATGGGACGCGGGTCACGGCGCTGACCATGGCCTTGGCCCTATAG
- the murJ gene encoding murein biosynthesis integral membrane protein MurJ, with the protein MSLIRSSLLVGFGSVASRVLGFVRDVLFAQALGAGPVADAFLAAFRLPNLVRRVVGEGGLNPALVPALSRLEPDEAAATAGDVLGVFGIALLALTGLVEIGAGLIAFLLAPGLRDDGTLALVALYTRLSFPIVLCVTLASIGAALLNMRGRFGATALAPLAVNGGLILTLVAIETGFSLPLVQKASWLAAASSLAGLIQLVIVAAALLQDGPSLVRFRWPRWSPLMKSFLLAGFPVLAASGAVQIFFLAATQIASFWPSGIAWLYYAERVMQLPLGLMAALGSSLLLPELARRYRAGEMQAIAAAQNRALEAALLLSLPAAAALVILARPMSAVLFERGAFESSDAEGTALVLAALSLGLPFATVAKVLSQSLFACGSLRAALMAAIAGLVLTVAGALALAWPLGPTGIALGVSIGCLGHAGAVVVGLHRFGLWQPDRALTVRLMRIAAAVLVMGLGLVAAVRLIPQDGALSLAALCLGGLALYALGAFATGAVSRDDWASLTKNA; encoded by the coding sequence ATGTCGCTCATCCGCTCCTCCCTCCTGGTCGGTTTCGGCTCGGTCGCCTCGCGCGTCCTCGGCTTCGTCCGGGACGTGCTGTTCGCGCAAGCGCTGGGAGCGGGGCCTGTGGCGGACGCGTTTCTCGCGGCTTTCCGCCTGCCGAACCTGGTGCGCCGCGTCGTCGGCGAGGGCGGGCTCAACCCGGCGCTCGTGCCGGCCTTGAGCCGCCTGGAGCCGGACGAGGCCGCCGCGACCGCCGGCGACGTGCTCGGCGTCTTCGGGATCGCGCTCCTCGCGCTGACGGGCCTCGTGGAGATCGGAGCGGGCCTAATCGCGTTTCTCCTCGCGCCGGGTCTTCGCGACGACGGAACGCTGGCTCTGGTGGCGCTATACACGCGCCTCTCCTTTCCCATCGTCCTGTGCGTGACCCTCGCCTCCATCGGCGCGGCGCTTCTCAACATGCGCGGGCGTTTCGGGGCCACCGCCCTCGCGCCGCTCGCGGTCAATGGCGGGCTGATCCTGACCCTCGTTGCGATCGAAACCGGCTTCAGCCTGCCGCTCGTGCAAAAAGCATCGTGGCTTGCCGCCGCGTCGAGTCTCGCCGGGCTGATCCAGCTCGTCATCGTCGCCGCAGCGCTCCTGCAGGACGGACCGAGCCTCGTCCGGTTCCGCTGGCCGCGCTGGTCACCGCTGATGAAGAGCTTTCTGCTCGCCGGATTTCCGGTGCTGGCTGCGAGCGGCGCCGTGCAGATCTTCTTTCTGGCCGCCACCCAGATCGCCTCGTTCTGGCCGTCGGGAATTGCCTGGCTCTACTATGCCGAGCGCGTCATGCAGCTGCCGCTCGGGCTGATGGCGGCGCTCGGCTCGAGCCTGCTGCTGCCCGAACTCGCCCGGCGCTACAGGGCCGGCGAGATGCAGGCCATCGCCGCCGCGCAGAACCGGGCGCTCGAAGCAGCCCTGCTGCTCTCCCTGCCGGCCGCCGCCGCCCTCGTCATCCTGGCCCGACCAATGAGCGCGGTCCTGTTCGAGCGCGGCGCCTTCGAATCCTCCGACGCGGAGGGCACCGCCCTGGTGCTCGCGGCGCTCAGCCTCGGCCTCCCCTTCGCGACGGTGGCGAAGGTGCTGAGCCAGAGCCTGTTCGCCTGCGGTTCCCTGCGCGCGGCGCTCATGGCCGCCATCGCCGGCCTCGTTCTCACCGTGGCGGGCGCCCTCGCCCTCGCCTGGCCGCTCGGCCCGACCGGGATCGCGCTCGGGGTCAGCATCGGCTGTCTCGGCCATGCGGGCGCGGTGGTGGTCGGGCTTCACCGATTCGGTCTCTGGCAGCCGGACCGGGCCCTGACAGTTCGCCTGATGCGGATCGCGGCAGCGGTCCTCGTCATGGGTCTCGGGCTGGTGGCCGCCGTGCGCCTGATCCCGCAGGACGGCGCACTCTCCCTCGCCGCACTCTGCCTCGGCGGCCTTGCGCTCTATGCGCTTGGCGCCTTCGCGACCGGCGCCGTCAGCCGCGACGATTGGGCTTCGCTCACGAAAAACGCATGA
- a CDS encoding Fur family transcriptional regulator, whose product MTSAKQRRSDAIERACRKKGLRMTGQRRIIAQVLDAAEDHPDVVELHRRAAEVDDRISLSTVYRTVKLFETEGILERLDFRDGRSRYEQAAREHHDHLINLETGAVIEFRSEEIEALQNQIAKRLGYKVVYHRLELYAVPLDKDEA is encoded by the coding sequence ATGACATCCGCCAAACAGCGCCGGTCGGACGCCATCGAGCGCGCCTGCCGCAAAAAGGGCCTGCGCATGACCGGCCAGCGTCGCATCATTGCGCAGGTGCTCGATGCCGCCGAGGACCATCCGGACGTGGTGGAGCTGCACCGGCGCGCGGCGGAGGTGGACGACCGCATCTCGCTCTCCACCGTCTATCGCACGGTGAAGCTGTTCGAGACCGAAGGCATCCTCGAGCGGCTCGATTTCCGCGACGGGCGCTCGCGCTACGAACAGGCGGCACGCGAGCACCACGACCATCTCATCAATCTCGAGACCGGCGCGGTGATCGAGTTCCGCTCCGAGGAAATCGAGGCGCTGCAGAACCAGATCGCCAAGCGGCTCGGCTACAAGGTCGTCTACCACCGGCTCGAGCTCTATGCGGTGCCCCTGGACAAGGACGAAGCGTGA
- a CDS encoding universal stress protein, giving the protein MVVIDQTPECARAVHFASRRAARTGASMVMLAVVDPPDNFEWIGVGEAMIEEATEEAQKRLEDAAREARSAAGVEPEQAIRVGNRADEIIKLINEDEDISFFVLAAGSGKEGPGPLVSSLAGKAAASFPVPIVIVPGTLTDEEIDALAG; this is encoded by the coding sequence ATGGTGGTGATCGACCAGACCCCCGAATGCGCCCGGGCTGTGCATTTCGCCTCCCGGCGCGCGGCCCGCACCGGCGCGAGCATGGTCATGCTCGCCGTGGTGGACCCGCCCGACAACTTCGAATGGATCGGCGTCGGCGAGGCCATGATCGAGGAGGCGACCGAAGAGGCGCAGAAGCGGCTCGAGGACGCCGCCCGCGAGGCCCGCAGCGCCGCGGGCGTCGAGCCCGAGCAGGCGATCCGGGTCGGCAACCGGGCCGACGAGATCATCAAGCTCATCAACGAGGACGAGGACATCTCCTTCTTCGTTCTTGCCGCCGGCAGCGGCAAGGAAGGCCCCGGCCCCCTGGTCTCATCCCTCGCCGGCAAGGCCGCCGCCTCCTTCCCGGTTCCCATCGTCATCGTGCCGGGCACCCTGACGGACGAGGAAATCGACGCGCTGGCGGGGTGA
- the trpS gene encoding tryptophan--tRNA ligase, which yields MAQFKELVFSGVQPTGNLHLGNYLGAIKRFVTMQENYDCIYCVVDMHAITVPQNPADLTRQIREVTAAFIAAGIDPKRHIVFNQSQVPQHAELAWVFNCVARLGWLNRMTQFKDKAGKDRENASVGLYAYPDLMAADILVYRATHVPVGEDQKQHLELTRDIAQKFNNDWAESIAAHGFGETFFPLTEPMIQGPATRVMSLRDGSKKMSKSDPSDYSRINLTDDADTIAQKIRKAKTDPEPLPSEVEGLKARPEAENLVAIYAALMDMTPDEVLRQHGGSQFSGFKAALVDVAVTKLSSVADEMRRLMADPGHIDAVLADGSARARALASVTMDAVKDIVGFVRAR from the coding sequence ATGGCGCAGTTCAAGGAGCTGGTGTTCTCGGGCGTTCAGCCGACCGGAAACCTTCATCTCGGGAATTATCTCGGCGCCATCAAGCGCTTCGTCACGATGCAGGAGAACTACGACTGCATCTATTGCGTCGTCGACATGCACGCGATCACCGTGCCGCAGAACCCGGCGGACCTCACCCGCCAGATCCGCGAAGTGACGGCCGCGTTCATCGCCGCCGGCATCGACCCGAAGCGCCATATCGTCTTCAACCAGAGCCAGGTGCCGCAGCATGCGGAGCTCGCCTGGGTGTTCAACTGCGTCGCGCGCCTCGGCTGGCTCAACCGCATGACCCAATTCAAGGACAAGGCGGGCAAGGACCGGGAGAACGCTTCCGTTGGCCTCTACGCCTATCCGGACCTGATGGCCGCCGACATCCTGGTCTACCGCGCCACCCATGTGCCGGTGGGCGAGGACCAGAAGCAGCATCTCGAACTGACCCGCGACATCGCTCAGAAGTTCAACAACGATTGGGCCGAATCGATTGCCGCGCACGGTTTCGGCGAGACCTTCTTCCCGCTGACCGAGCCGATGATCCAGGGCCCGGCGACTCGAGTCATGTCGCTGCGCGACGGCTCGAAGAAGATGTCGAAGTCGGACCCGTCCGACTATTCGCGCATCAACCTCACGGACGATGCCGACACCATCGCCCAGAAGATCCGCAAGGCGAAGACCGATCCCGAGCCGCTGCCCTCCGAAGTCGAGGGCCTGAAGGCCCGGCCGGAAGCCGAGAACCTGGTGGCGATCTATGCCGCGCTCATGGACATGACGCCGGACGAGGTGCTGCGCCAGCATGGCGGCTCGCAATTCTCCGGCTTCAAGGCTGCCCTCGTCGACGTCGCGGTGACCAAGCTGTCGTCCGTCGCCGACGAGATGCGCCGCCTCATGGCCGATCCCGGCCATATCGATGCGGTGCTCGCGGACGGCTCCGCGCGGGCCCGGGCGCTTGCCTCCGTGACCATGGACGCGGTCAAGGACATTGTCGGTTTCGTGCGCGCGCGCTGA
- a CDS encoding lysophospholipid acyltransferase family protein, with product MTSIGVAFRLLLLGLCSLVLVPLQMLALRFHWSSMLHALPVWFHRIILTLFNVRVIERGTPPSDAPTIVVSNHVSWLDIPVIGSLHPLSFIAKSEVEGWPVIGLFARLQRSVFIDRQRRKATVEVNDALAHRLVKGEALVLFAEGTTSDGNRLLPFRSSLVGAAQTALMHDSVERVFLQPLAIAYTSRNGLPVTRRERPFIAWYGDMDLGPHLKLFIRGIPLDVVVTWGEPIPFNGSRKQATAFAEAEVRRALKAA from the coding sequence GTGACGTCCATCGGCGTCGCCTTCCGGCTGCTGCTGCTCGGCCTGTGCAGCCTCGTGCTCGTGCCGCTGCAGATGCTGGCGCTGCGCTTTCATTGGTCGTCGATGCTGCATGCGCTGCCGGTGTGGTTTCACAGGATCATCCTCACGCTCTTCAACGTGCGGGTGATCGAGCGCGGCACGCCGCCTTCGGACGCGCCAACCATCGTCGTGTCGAATCACGTCTCCTGGCTCGACATCCCTGTGATCGGCTCGCTGCATCCGCTCTCCTTCATCGCGAAATCGGAGGTGGAGGGCTGGCCGGTGATCGGCCTGTTCGCGCGGCTGCAGCGCTCCGTGTTCATCGACCGCCAGCGCCGCAAGGCAACAGTGGAAGTGAACGACGCCCTCGCTCACCGGCTGGTGAAGGGCGAGGCGCTCGTGCTCTTCGCGGAGGGCACCACGAGCGACGGCAACCGGCTCCTGCCCTTTCGCTCCTCCCTCGTGGGCGCGGCCCAGACCGCGCTCATGCACGACAGCGTCGAGCGGGTGTTTCTCCAGCCGCTCGCGATCGCCTATACAAGCCGCAACGGATTGCCCGTCACCCGGCGCGAGCGCCCCTTCATCGCCTGGTACGGCGACATGGATTTAGGTCCCCACCTGAAGCTGTTCATTCGCGGCATCCCCCTCGACGTGGTCGTGACCTGGGGCGAGCCGATCCCCTTCAACGGCAGCCGCAAGCAGGCGACGGCCTTCGCAGAAGCCGAAGTGCGGCGGGCGCTGAAGGCGGCTTAA
- a CDS encoding malonic semialdehyde reductase, protein MLPALPDAILDQLFREARTHRWWEERPIPEMILREIAELAKMGPTSANSSPGRFVFVVSAQAKEKLRPHLDEGNLRQTMSAPATVIVAYDIEFYEKLFYLAPNSPDARSWFAGKPEAIERAGFQGSCLQGAYLIMAARSLGLDCGPMGGFSRKGVDEAFFPDGRTKSNFLINLGYGIPEKLHPRQPRFAFEEFCTIA, encoded by the coding sequence CTGTTGCCAGCCCTGCCCGATGCCATCCTGGATCAGCTCTTTCGTGAAGCCCGCACCCATCGCTGGTGGGAGGAGCGGCCGATCCCGGAGATGATACTGCGTGAGATCGCCGAGCTTGCGAAAATGGGGCCGACGAGCGCCAATTCCTCGCCCGGCCGTTTCGTCTTCGTCGTGTCTGCGCAGGCCAAGGAAAAGCTCCGGCCGCATCTCGACGAGGGCAATCTGCGCCAGACCATGAGCGCGCCGGCGACCGTGATCGTCGCCTACGACATCGAGTTCTACGAAAAGCTCTTCTATCTCGCGCCGAACAGCCCCGACGCGCGCAGCTGGTTCGCCGGCAAGCCCGAGGCCATCGAGAGAGCCGGGTTCCAGGGCTCCTGCCTGCAGGGCGCCTATCTCATCATGGCCGCGCGCTCCCTCGGACTGGATTGCGGGCCCATGGGCGGCTTTTCGCGCAAGGGCGTCGACGAGGCCTTCTTTCCCGACGGACGGACAAAGTCGAACTTCCTGATCAATCTCGGCTACGGCATCCCCGAAAAACTTCATCCGCGCCAGCCGCGCTTCGCCTTCGAGGAATTCTGCACCATCGCGTGA
- the gcvA gene encoding transcriptional regulator GcvA, which produces MSRRRLPPLNALRAFEAAARHLNFEKAGDEIAVTASAVGQQVKSLEAWLGRPLFLRQQSRGVVLTPLGEHYAASLSDILDRLDDATAQALRSDRSNVITVSSMPSFAAGWLIPRLGSLKAQHPDLEVRVSVDTRLTDFAREDVDVAIRFGRGNYPGLRSDLLMEEYFFAVCSASLMGDPKRPLNEPADLRHHTLLHEAVESILDYTTWDRWLAAVGVTGIDTSRGPRFTHTYLCLQAAASGQGVALATNVLIGDYLQAGRLIQPFPQQVKGSYQYYVVCPEATADRPALHAFRAWLLAEARAHVEARV; this is translated from the coding sequence ATGTCCCGTCGTCGCCTGCCGCCGCTCAATGCCTTGCGCGCCTTCGAGGCCGCAGCGCGCCATCTGAATTTCGAGAAGGCCGGCGACGAGATCGCCGTGACGGCGAGCGCCGTCGGCCAACAGGTAAAGTCTCTCGAAGCCTGGCTCGGGCGGCCGCTCTTCCTGCGCCAGCAGAGCCGCGGCGTCGTGCTGACGCCGCTGGGCGAGCATTACGCCGCCTCGCTTTCCGACATTCTCGACCGGCTCGACGATGCGACGGCGCAGGCCCTGCGCTCGGACCGCTCCAACGTGATCACGGTGAGCTCCATGCCGAGCTTCGCCGCCGGCTGGCTCATCCCGCGGCTCGGATCGCTCAAAGCGCAGCATCCGGATCTGGAGGTGCGGGTCTCGGTCGATACGCGGCTGACGGATTTCGCCCGCGAGGACGTGGACGTGGCGATCCGCTTCGGGCGGGGAAACTATCCGGGCCTGCGTTCGGACCTGCTGATGGAGGAATATTTTTTCGCCGTCTGCAGCGCGTCCCTGATGGGCGATCCGAAGCGACCTCTGAATGAGCCGGCGGACCTGCGCCATCACACGCTGCTGCACGAGGCGGTCGAAAGCATCCTGGACTACACCACCTGGGACCGCTGGCTTGCGGCTGTCGGCGTGACGGGCATCGACACCTCCCGCGGGCCGCGCTTCACCCACACCTATCTCTGCCTGCAGGCAGCAGCCTCCGGCCAGGGCGTGGCGCTCGCCACCAACGTGCTGATCGGCGACTACCTGCAGGCCGGCCGCCTGATCCAGCCCTTCCCGCAGCAGGTGAAGGGCTCCTACCAGTATTACGTGGTCTGCCCGGAGGCGACGGCCGATCGGCCGGCGCTTCACGCCTTCCGGGCCTGGCTTCTGGCGGAGGCGAGGGCGCATGTGGAGGCGCGGGTGTGA
- a CDS encoding DUF1127 domain-containing protein — protein sequence MAIGYASANLGLHTARRERRNAVLELLLRFETWLDRRKTSKELYGMDDRALADIGLSRADVESLNAASWQDHLPSTFSR from the coding sequence ATGGCGATCGGATATGCCTCAGCAAATCTTGGGCTCCACACGGCCCGTCGCGAGCGCCGTAATGCCGTGCTCGAATTGCTTCTGCGGTTCGAAACCTGGCTCGACCGGCGCAAGACCTCGAAGGAGCTGTACGGGATGGACGACCGGGCGCTCGCCGATATCGGCTTGTCGCGGGCCGATGTGGAGAGCTTGAATGCCGCGTCCTGGCAGGATCACCTGCCCTCCACGTTCAGCCGGTGA
- a CDS encoding NifU family protein, whose translation MFIQTEATPNPATLKFLPGRVIMPEGTFEAKTSEQGEVSPLAQRLFAVPGVTGVFFGYDFVTVTKADGEWQHLKPAILGGIMEHFMTGAPLFANGYGATEEDSEEFFDPEDASTVETIKELLETRIRPAVAGDGGDITFRGFKDGTVYLVMKGACSGCPSSTATLRHGIQNLLRHFLPDVREVQAV comes from the coding sequence ATGTTCATCCAGACCGAAGCCACCCCCAATCCCGCCACCTTGAAATTCCTGCCCGGCCGCGTGATCATGCCCGAAGGCACCTTCGAGGCGAAGACCTCCGAGCAGGGCGAAGTCTCGCCCCTGGCCCAGCGCCTCTTCGCCGTTCCCGGCGTGACCGGCGTCTTCTTCGGCTACGATTTCGTGACCGTGACCAAGGCGGACGGCGAGTGGCAGCACCTGAAGCCGGCCATCCTTGGCGGGATCATGGAGCATTTCATGACCGGCGCGCCGCTCTTCGCCAACGGCTACGGCGCCACGGAGGAGGACAGCGAGGAGTTCTTCGATCCCGAGGACGCCTCGACGGTCGAGACCATCAAGGAGCTGCTCGAAACCCGCATCCGCCCGGCGGTGGCGGGCGACGGCGGTGACATCACCTTCCGCGGCTTCAAGGACGGCACCGTCTATCTCGTGATGAAGGGCGCCTGCTCGGGCTGCCCGTCCTCGACGGCCACCCTGCGCCATGGCATCCAGAACCTGCTGCGCCACTTCCTGCCGGACGTGCGCGAGGTGCAGGCGGTTTAA
- the tsaB gene encoding tRNA (adenosine(37)-N6)-threonylcarbamoyltransferase complex dimerization subunit type 1 TsaB, producing the protein MRVLAIDTALGACSACIIQAGEPVPLAAETIPMERGHAEALMPLLDRLSAQVEGGFESLERVAVTVGPGSYTGLRVGISAARGIGLAAGIPVVGVATLSAFLAPLMVGDRRGLFTAAIDAKHGHIYIQAIAAGGRTIIPPGLMTYREAIRLLGSGPILVAGSAAAMLAAEARAQGVEAHLGEVSGFPDIGWVARLGALADPNQALPKPLYLREPDAKPQDGARIARQ; encoded by the coding sequence TTGCGCGTTCTTGCCATCGATACCGCCCTCGGCGCCTGCTCGGCCTGCATCATCCAGGCGGGAGAGCCCGTGCCGCTGGCGGCCGAGACCATTCCCATGGAGCGCGGCCACGCGGAGGCCCTGATGCCGCTCCTCGACCGGCTCTCCGCCCAGGTTGAGGGCGGCTTCGAGAGCCTGGAAAGGGTCGCCGTCACGGTCGGGCCCGGCAGCTATACAGGCCTGAGGGTCGGCATCAGCGCCGCCCGCGGCATCGGCCTTGCCGCCGGCATCCCGGTCGTCGGGGTCGCGACGCTCTCCGCCTTTCTCGCACCCCTCATGGTCGGCGACCGGCGCGGGCTCTTCACCGCCGCCATCGATGCCAAGCACGGCCATATCTATATCCAGGCCATCGCTGCGGGCGGACGCACCATCATCCCGCCGGGTCTCATGACCTATCGCGAGGCCATCCGGCTTCTGGGCTCCGGCCCGATCCTCGTCGCCGGATCGGCGGCGGCGATGCTGGCAGCCGAGGCCCGGGCGCAGGGGGTCGAGGCTCATCTCGGCGAGGTGTCGGGCTTTCCCGATATCGGCTGGGTGGCGCGGCTCGGCGCCCTTGCCGACCCGAATCAGGCCCTGCCGAAGCCGCTCTACCTGCGCGAGCCCGACGCCAAGCCGCAGGACGGGGCCCGAATCGCCAGGCAATGA